Genomic segment of Bdellovibrio bacteriovorus:
TTTGTCAAAGCTCTCTCGTAAGCGCGGCGGCCGTTAGCTTCAACTTCCACTTCGCCTTCAAGTTCCCCTAAGCCCTGTTTCACGATCGTTGCGATTTCGTTATCGTCTTCAACTACTAAGCATCTCATACAGAGTCACCTTTGTTACGTTCATGTTATTTCTGAGCCCAAGGATATAACAGGTTTGTCTCTAAACAAAAGTCGGAAATGTAATAAAACCCCGTAAACACAGCATTATTACATACATTTAACGGACGTCTCATTTTGGATTGCAAACTTAAAATCAAACTGTGCCGTAATCAGGATTGCATAAATGAGATTTCGCATTTACGGCGAGGCGCGAAAAATAAAAAAACGGGCTCCTGGTCAGAGAGCCCGTTCGACATGGTCATTAGGTTTTTAGATCAGATTATTATCTCTTAAGCTGGATAACCTCGTTCAAAAGTTCATCTGTCGTCGTGATTGTCTTCGCATTCGCTTGGAAACCACGTTGATTTTGAATCATGTTTACGAATTCAGTCGCCAAATCTACAGTAGATCTCTCAAGAGATTTTGCGAACAACTTACCGCGGCCTGCTGAACCCGGGCCACCCAAAGAAGCAGCACCAGAGTCTCTAGATTCTTTCAAACGATTGTTACCAACTTTGAATAGGGCTTCCGGATTTTCGAATTTCGCAAGAGCGATCTGAGCAAGGTCAGAAGCTTGTCCGTTCGAGTAAACCGCAGTCAAGATACCTTCATCATTGAATGACAAGCCAGTGATTGTTCCTGCCGCCGCTCCGTCTTGGTTCCAAGAGATCAAGTCCGAGTTTTTACCGTACTGCTTAGTACCTTCCAAACCTTTACCGCCATCTTTAATAGCGTCACCGAAGTTGATCTTAACTTGTTGACCCTGAAGAGCACCGCCCTTGAAGTTGAATGCAGAGTCAGTCACTTCTTGTGAATCCAATTTACCGTCAACTGTGAAAGTCAATTTACCAGCAACAACTTGAGACAATGCTCCGTCTTCGCCACCAGTCACTTCTTTACCGTCAACCAAACCTTTGAATTCCCACTCACGATCAGCCACTTTATTGAAGAAGAAGCTTACCAAGTGTTTGTTACCTTGAGAGTCATACATCTCTACACCTGTAGAGTAGTGAGAGGTAGAATATGGATCTTTGATATCAAATTTCTTAGTCGCTTCCATGCGCGAGTCTAAGTTCAAATCCAATTTCAATTCTTTTGTAGCTTTCGCTGGGATCAAAGCTCGAGGGAATTTGATATCTGTCATTTTGTTAACGATATTGCCCTTCTCGTCTGTCGAGAAACCTTGAACTCTTTGATTGTCGTTCGTTACCAAGTAACCTTCACGGTCAAAGTGGAAAGAACCGTCACGAGTGAAAGATTCACCATCGGAACCTTTTACTTTGAAGTAACCGTCACCAGAAATCGCCAAGTCAGTGACTTTTTCTGTAGCGTCGATGTTACCTTGAGTTAAGATTGGGTTTACTGCACCGATCTTCACACCGCGACCGATTTGGTTACCACCAAGAATACCTTTTAAGTTTTTAGAAATAATGTCTTGGAATTCTGCACGGCTTGCTTTGAAACCGATAGTGTTCGCGTTGGCGATGTTGTCCCCGATAACGCCCAAAGCCTCGCCTTGCGCAGTCATACCAGACACACCCGTGTAAAGAGATGAAAGAATACCCATGTGACCTCCATGTCGTTGGCGTCTTCAATCGGAATCCGCCGTTTGGAGGGCCTCCTCTACGAGGACCAGCCCTAAAATTATTTAATTTTTCAAACAAAAGCTAACTAAGCCCGTCCACTCTGTTAACTTCTTTGCGAACCAGTTCAGCCTTCGAGCTCCGCTCTTCGGCCTCTTCCGCGTCCGCGGGCGTTCTAGATAACTACTGTTGAGTCGATGTTCGTGAATACATTTTCTTTCAATGCATTCTTATCCATCACCGTCACAACGGTATTATTCTTCACGCTGACGATCAGTGCCGAGTCATTCATTAACACTAATGAATCCTTGGAACCTTTCGCCGCCGCTCTCGAGATCGCGTCTTGCAGCTTCGTGATGTCCTCAGGTGAATAACTAATCCCCCGAGTTCTCATGCGCTCAATCGCGTGATTCGAGAACTTCACTCCTTCAACAGCCTTGGCAAGGCCTTGAGGATTTACTTGTCCAACATTCTGAGGCGTTACGCCCGAGATGTTGTTCAAGGTGTCCTTGAAGGAAGGTCCCTTACCCAAGTCAGGTTGTTTTATCTTCCCTGGCTGGCTCGGAACAAGTTGATCGAATGTTTGTATCTTCTTTAAATCTACCATTACTTCGCTGTCTCCTTAGCGATCTTCTCCATCATGTCGCGGGACAAACCCACATTCTTCATGATATTCGATTTTGCCGTAGGAGCGCTAGCAGTGGAAGATGTTTGTTGAACAACATTCCCCTCTTTTTCAGTTTGTCCTAGGGCATCATCTTTCTTCAAGTCTAGGTTTGTAACATCATTTATTTTCTGGTCGTTACTCATAAGACGAGGGTCTGTGATCTTTTTCACGTCAGAGAAACGAATCGCCTGATTTCCCACGTGAAGAACAGGGCCTTCTGGTGAATAACTCACGCCTGTGATCATTCCTTCGAAGTCTGTTTTCAATCCCATTTTTTTGCCATCGCCTGTTTTTGCTTCTGCGATGAATTGATATTCTCCCGGAGGAGCTTTCATTGCTTTTTCATCCTCACCGTTCCAAGTCAGTTTGTTTTCACCTGGCTTCAAACCTTTGAGGTTGTATGAACGAACAATGTTTCCTTCGGCATCACGAACTTTCACACTCACTTCCGCCGCTTCCATTGGAAGATTGAATTTGAAATCGTGTTCTTTATCATTCACGCCACGAACAACTTTCGAAGAATCACCTGATACAGCTTTGCCGATCAAGTTCAACGCTTGGAAACTTTCTGTTGGTTTCTGTCCGTTTTTCAATTCTTCCAATGTTCTGTTCATGTTCTGCATTTGCTCTAGAGACGAGAAGTTTGCAAGCTGTGCCGCCATCTCGTGACTCTTCATTGGATTCGTCGGATCTTGGTTTTTCATTTGCGTCAGCATCAACTTGAAGAAAGCATCTTTATCCAAGTTGGGATTCCCCGTTGTACGGGCTTTCTTCGCTGGATCCGTCCAATTGGCATCAACGATTTTATTTAAAACTTCGCCGACGTTTTCGCCGCCAAGTTTATCTTTATCGAGAGCACTGATGTTAGAAGCACCCACGTTTTCGGCTTTCGTAGTTGTTGCGCCGAATGCGTTGACTCCTAGTTTGGTACTCATGACTGCCATTGAGGTCTCCTTCTAAAAAGTTTCTTGCTGCTTCAGCTTCCGCGCCTGACGGCGCTTCAGCTCTGCGTGCTACCGCCCAGCGGGCTCACGCCCTTAAGCTACAAGATTTAATCCGCTGCCTTTGCCTTCAACTTTGCGGGAACTTCGAGCGGTGCTGGAAGTTTCGATCGGTTGAAGTGGATCGCGATTGCGCATTCCATAACCTTTTAAGTTTGGCATTTCAGAGTAACCTTCGCGACGTCCTTGTGAACCGAAGTTTTCGTTGAACTGGTTCCAGAACTGGCGAGCTTGATCACGCTGCTGATTGCCGTTGTTATTGGTTTGGTTTTGCATCGCTGTATCCGCAGACGTTGAATTCACAACATCCACCTTTACATTTTCCATTGAGAGCTTGTGAGCAGCAAGACTGGTTTTCAGTTCAGCTAGACTAGACTCAATCGCCTTCTTAGCCTCTTGAGTATCTGCTGACATCTGCATGTTCACTTTACCGTCTTGAAGCATCACTTTCAGATGAATGGTTCCCATGCCTTCTGGAGTCATTTGAACTTTCATCTCCCCGCCACCTTTTTTAATAAGATATTGGGCTTGATTCATGAGCTGCTTCACTGCGGCTTCGTTCTCAGCTTGATTGACGGGCGTTGGCGCTGCAGCTGCGGCTACAGGTGTTGCTTGAGGCAGACCCAAAGCTTCGCCCTTGATAGGCTGAGCATGAACCGCTTCAAGACCGGAAAGGCTGGATTTGAAATCCGCACTTTTCGTCGTCAGTTTCGTCAATGCACTTTCTTTTTCAGAGGACATTCCCTGTTGCGCCAGATTCTGCGAATTCTGTTGCATCATTTGTCCCTGAGATTGGTTTTGGAAGAATTCCTGATTGGCCATCTTGGCATTCGCCTGCGGAACTTGTCCGGCAAGCAATGCTTGAGGCTTTTCAAGTTTAGGAGCTTGCGCTACCTGTTGGAACTCATTCATCAACTCAGGAGCTTGTTCCGCCGCTGGTTGCCCTTCAGCACCTTGAGCTTTCGCCGCCGCTTGTTTCGCCGCGAGTGCCGCCAACAAGGCCGGAGACATCGTCTCATTCATTTGGCCTTTTAAGTGCGGTGGCAATTCAGGCAATGGCTTTGCGTTGGCCGGAGCTTCAGGCATTTCCATCACCGGCGGCGCTTCCATTGGAACTTCCTGGTCTAACGCCGCTGACATAGACTCTTCATCTATGTTCAGATTTTGCGCTAAAGCCGCGTCCAAGGACGGCATTGCCGTGGGTGGAGTTTGCTGCTCTGGGGTCGTCCAAAACTTTTTATTCATGCGATCTACGGAAGCGGTCAAAGCATCTTGCTTGCCTTGAGCCGTCGCCACACGCATTTGCATGTTTTGTTGAGTCATACCAGCGCCACCCGTCACCATTTCTGGTGTCGGCTTGGGTTGTTGCTGTGTTGGCATCTGACTGAGTTGCACAAGCAAAGCGGCATACATGGCCTGCGCTTTTTCAGCGTCTGCTTCGCTTAAACCCAATTGATCAATCACAGCTTCCGCTGTTACCTCGGGAGATTGTGTAAGTTGCTTGTCGTCCAGCTGGGCCATCGCCTCCACAAGTCGTGTGGGAGGGATTTGGAATTCACTCTCGAATGAGTCCATGAACTCTTGAATTGCCTGCTGTCGAACTGCCTTCTTGGCTATCTTCCCTTCGGTTTTGTCGACCGGTTGTTCCTTCTTCGCTTCGGCCTTGGCTTGCTGAGGTTCTTTTTCCTCTTTCTGCCGAGTTTCCTTCTGCGGTGACTCTTTCACTTCCTTCGATTCTTTCGGGCTCTTTGCAGACATCTTGTCTTCGAGGGCCTTGCCGAATGAAGATTCGGAGCCGGAACCTTTGAAGTCTTTATCCACCGTTCTTTCCGGTTGAGACCTCAAATCGGTCGCACCCACCATTGGGGGTCCGACGATACTTTGTAACAAACCTTCCTCCTTCCTTGGAAAAAGTTTTATTTATTTTGCGTCGCTTGCGGGACGTCTTTTATAGCCAGCGAACATCTCAGACAGAACCTGAGCCTTCTCTGGTTTTAACAAATTCATAATATCAGCAGCGTTCTTCTTTTTCATACGACCAAGTATTTCAATTGCCAAATCCTCGTCCATTGTCTCAAAGACTTTGGCCGCTTGTGGCGCTTTCATATTGGTGTACATCTGTACCAAGGTATCGACCTTCTGGTCGTCAGCCTTGACCCGTTCTTCAAGGATGCCGGAAATTTTCGCGCGCATCTCTTCAAGATCTTTCAAACGCTTTTCCAGTTCCACTTTCTGTACTTGAAGTTCCCCCTCCATACGGTTGAGTTCTTCTTCACGTGCATCAAGTTCTTTTTTTCTTTCATTTAATTTTTGCAGGTGATCAATTTCAACGCTACTCATAGAAGCCGCCGCTGGAGCGCTTTCCACGGATTTTTCCACAGGCGCAGCTGCCGCCGCTTTCGGTGCTTCTTCAGCATAGGCCTGACCGGTCATTTGAAATTCCACGCGCTTGATAATTCTTTCGACTTCTTCGTGATTTTGGAATCCCCAGATTGCCATCATCAAACCCATAAAAGAAACGCCCACCATCTTCCAAGGAATCGTGGCTTTTTTCTTCCTTTTTGGTTGAGACATTTTCATACGGCGGCGCAGTTGTTGCTCAACGTCTTCCGATGCAAGATCCAAATGCAATTTTGTCGCTGCAGGTTTTTTATTGAACTTCATTCCACCTTGCTGTTGATCGGCGACTTTACGTGCATTTTGGAAAAATTGATCGTATCCGTTTTTCATTCTTTAGGATTCCTTCACCGCTTTAAAGCGCAGGATGCTTTGCTCATCCATGTCTTTTTGGTCTTGCGCAAGTCTACCAAGTCGATATTCCTCGAACTTGTTTTCACGCATCTTCTCCATAATTTTATATTCCTGAGCGGCTTGTCGCAAAATCTCTCTTTTGGCCTCGACCAATTTTTCGATTTCTTGAACTTTTTGCTTTTGGCGCTGGATGCGGATTTGCTGCCCTTTTAAGAATTCATGAATCTGAGACAGAGCTGGACCTTGGGCCCCGCCCTGATGCGCTAAAGCGCCGGCTTGCGCATGCGCTCCCGTCACTTGCTCATTCATCTGCTCAAGAAGCTCGTTTTCTTTGTTTAAAAGAAGCATGGCCCCCTGAAAGTCCTTCTGGGCCAGATTTTCCTTGATCTTACGATGTTCTAAGACTTTTTGGAGTGGAAATTTAAACTTCATGTTTGCTTACTCCAGCTTCGGGCCTCCGGCCCTTATACTTCACGCTTAAGCGTTCATAAGGATTTGCTGCATTTGACGGACGGTCTGGGTGAAATTTGTTGGGTCTTCGACTCTTTGTTTTAAGAAGTCATTCACCGCATCGATCACTTTCACCGCTTTATCGATCTTAGGATTTGATCCCGGCTTATAGGCACCGATATTGATCAAATCTTCGGCGTCTTTATAGACGGCTAAGGTTTCTCTGAGCTTCTGCGCGAGCTTAGCGTGTTCTGGCGAAGAAACCGCTCGCATCACCCGACTTGCACTTTGCATAACATCAATCGCTGGGAAATGACCTTTTTGCGCCAAAGCACGGCTTAAAACAATATGTCCATCGACGATGGAACGAACTGAATCCCCAATAGGATCATTCATATCGTCACCTTCAACGAGAGTCGTATAGAAACCTGTGATACTGCCTTCTCCTTCAAAAGAACCGGCACGCTCTAAAAGTTTTGGCAAAGTAGCAAACACACTCGGTGTATAACCTTTTTGTGAAGGCGGCTCTCCTGTGCTAAGACCGATTTCACGTTGAGCCATCGCAAAACGTGTGACGGAGTCCATCATTAAAAGAACATTTTTGCCCTGAGAACAGAAATACTCTGCCAAGGCTGTTGCCACATAGGCTCCACGCATACGAAGCAGCGGGCTTTGGTCACTGGTCACACAAACAACCACAGATCGAGCCATTCCCTGCGGCCCCAAATCGTGTTCGATGAACTCCCGAACCTCACGCCCACGTTCACCAATCATCGCGATCACATTCACGTCGGCATTGGTGTTTCGGGCCATCATCCCCAAAAGGACAGACTTACCAACACCAGAACCTGCCATAATAGCGACACGCTGGCCCAGGCCCGCGGTTAATGCGCCATTGATAGCACGAATGCCCAAGTCAATAGGTTCGCGAATAGGGCGACGATCCAAAGGATTTCGCACTTCACTGTAAAGAGGAATTTCACGGAAATTTTCGACTTCGCCCTTGTCATCCAAAGGACGACCTAAGCCATCCACCACACGGCCTAAAAGCTCATCACCCGCACGGACCGTGGCAATCTGGCGAGCCAGAATGATTTTAGAACCCAAAGCCACGCCACGCATGTCATTCAGGGCCATCATCAGAACATGTTTGTCTTTAAAACCAACAACCTCCGCCAGGAAGGACTTATCCATACCCGAGGGGATGATTTGCACGATACTTCCGACACTGGCACCTGGAAGATAGCCCTTAATCAGCATGCCATTTACTTCCGTCACTTTACCGCTATCGCGAGTCAAGTGGATGGAGCTGATGACATCAGAGTACTTCTCCAGATTCAGTTCAAGTTCGTTCATTAGCTAGCAACCTTGTCTTTAACTTTCGGCATGTTTTCAGAAAGAGCGGTCCACAGTTGTTCAATACGCTGTTCAATGCGCGCATCGACTTCACCGTAGTTGGTTTCAACAATACAACCGCCGTCGGCGACTTCAGAACTTGGCTCAAAACGGATTTTCTTTACGAATTCCAACTCGCGGCCCGATTCTTTTTTCAGCTCCTCGAGGAATTCAAACTGTCCCGGAGAAACGCGCACCGTGATATTTTCTTCGTCTTGAGAAAGACTGACGGCATCTTTGAGGATTTGGATCATCACTTCATTATTATTCTGAAGCTCCGTCTTCGCCAGACGAGCCGCCATGTGGAAAGCCAACTTGACCAAATGAGACTCATTGAATGCGGCCATCTCTGTTTTCATTTCTTTGATGCCGTTCAAAAGAACATCCATGGTTTCCATGCGCGAAGCGATTTCCGCAGAAACTTTTTCAAAAGCCTCTTTGCGGCCTTCTTCCAACCCTAGGCGATAAGCCTCTTCATAAGCGCCCTCTTGAATCTCTTTTAGTTTTTCAAGAGCCGCTTCTTCGACCTTTTCTTCTTCACTGACTTGCTCGACATCATCAATACCCGTTTGCATACGGACGGCATCGTTCATTCGGAAGTCAGAACCCTTTTTCTTTTCGGCAAGATAGTTTAAAGCCTGCTCGGGAGTACCCAGATCGAAACGAACGGGTACAAACTCAAGCACGGTCTTTTCAGCCACTTCCTTAGGAAGAACTGACTTCGTCTTAGCATTAAGAGAGGCGTTAGAGCTCCCGGAGCCCGAACTAAGCTTGGAATTAGACCATTGCATCTTCTGAACCACCTCTTGCGATCAAGATCTTTCCTTCCGCCTCTAAGCGGCGAGCCACGTTGACGATCTCTTGTTGTGCAGACTCGACGTCTGACAAACGAGAAGGTCCCATGTTCGACAAATCTTCGCGCAACATATCTGCCGCACGTTGAGAAAGATTCTTGAGGATTTTTCCACGAATCTCTTCGCTGGCTGTCTTGAGTGCCAGAAGAAGTTTTTCGTTCGGCACTTCTTTGAGAAGCGCTTGAATACCACGGTCGTCGATTTTGACAACGTCGTCGAAAACGAACATGAGCTTGCGGATCTCTTCGGCAAGAAGAGGATCTTTTTCTTCCAAGCGGGACATGATCGCCGTCTCGGTATTCTTGTCCATAACGTTGAGCATTTCCGCCACCGGCTGAACACCCCCCAAAGCGGCTTGTTCGACCGTTGCCGTATTGGACAATTGGTTTTTCAAAACTTTGTCGATTTCAGAAATCAATTCCGGATCTACGTGTTCCAAGTTCGCCATACGCAGTACCACTTCGGCTTGAAGGGCTTCTGGAAGACGTTTTAGAACCTCACCTTTTTTCTCAGGCTCTAGGTGCGCCAAGATCACAGCGACTGTCTGAGGATGTTCGTTCACTAAGAACGTCGCCAAAGATTTCGCATCGACCATTTCAAGAGACTCCAAAGAGCGCGATCCACCGGATGTGATATTCAAACCACCCAGGATACCACGGGCTCTTTCCTCTCCCAAGGCATCGACGATCGTGTCTTTGGCAGAGATGCTTTCAGAGAAGATGTAATCTTCTGTTTCAGAGATCATTTCATAGAACTCTTCCAACACACGCTTTGTCACGTGAACAGGAACGACACGCAATTTACTCATCTGATTGATAAGTTTGCGAATGTCAGCATCATCCATGCGGCGAAGAAGGACTTTGACAGCGTCTTTACCCAGATAGTTGATAAGGATTGCGGCCTTATCAAAACCTTTGAGCTGTTCATACTCGATATTATCGGCCTTATGTAATTTCATTAGCCATCCTTCCTAACAAGCCACATACCAAAGGCATTGGCTGCTTTCTCTTCGTCTCGTGACATAGTCGCCATGATACGATCTTTGAGAAGTTCGCTTTCCGCTTTTTCTGGATCGATTGATTCCTGCAGGACAGGAAGAGCCGCCGACATACCAGGAAGCGTGTTATCCACGGATTGTAATTCTTCAAGTTCTTCAATTGTACGAGGCAACATTTCCTCCACAGAGTCTTGGAAGCTGTCTGTAATCCACTGCATGAATGGACGAACCACGATGAAGAAGAACAGAGCCAAGCTGAATCCCAACAACGCCCATTTAAACAAGGCATGGATCAACTTCTTGCGTTCCAATGTCGTTAAGATCTTCTCTGCTTCAGAGAAGTCTTCTGGTTGGAACTGCATGCTTTCAATTTTAACACTGTCACCACGAGCTGTATTGAAACCGATCGCGTTTTTAACCAGGTCTTCGTACTTTTTAAGATCTTCCGCGCTGCGAGGTTGGTAAGTCGTCTCTGTTGTGCCGTCTTCTTTTGTTTTAGTAACGGCAATACCATCAACCACAACCGCGACACTCACGCGCTCTAAGTTCCCAGCGGCCTCACGAATGTTGCGCACTGTTTTTGGAACTTCATAGTTCGTCGTTTTGATTTCTTTTTTAACGTCTTGCTTGAAGCCTACAGTTCCTTGATCTTCCGCACCTGGAAGATTCGAACGAGACCCCGGAACGCCGGCTGGATTCACACGCGAACCATCTAAAGATTCTTCCTCAGATTGTTGTGAACGAATCGCCGTTTTATCTGGATCAACCAATTCTTCAACCGAAGAGATCACACGGTGATTCAAAGTCGCATCCACTTTCGCAACGACTTTAGCGTGACCTACTACTTTAGAAAGGATGTCTTCGATACGATTCTCAAGATCGCCTTCGATTTTTGCCTTTAGATCCAAAAGATCGTTAGAACCTGTCGTCGCGCCATTTTCCTGACGAGTCAGAACTTTACCACGTTCATCAAGAACGGTGACTTTATCAGCATCCATACCTTCAACTGCATTCGCAACTAGGTAGCGGATACCACGAACTTGTTCCGGAGCAAGTTCTTTACCTTGATGAAGTTCAACCACAACCGAAGCTGATGCCTGGCCGCCTTCTTCAAGGAATGTTTTTTTATTTGGCAAAGCCAAGATTACTTTGGACTGTTTTACGGCCGTCAAAGTGTTGATCGCTCTCATCAATTCACCTTGAAGGGCTCTTTGGTAATTGATTTTCTGAGCGTAAGAGTTCATCCCAAAATCTTGCTTATCGAAAATTTCAAGACCGATGGAACCCATTTTTGGAGAGCCGATTTCAGACATCAACGTCATTTGCGTTGAATGAAGAAGCTCTTTCGGAATAGCAACAGTTTTACCTTCGTCACGAAGTTGGAAGGGGATGTTCTTTTCATTCAGTTTTGCAACGATGGTAGAAACTTGTTCTGTCGGAATATTGGTGAAAAGCGGTACATAGTCTTTACCGGATGCCATGAAAAGCATCGTCAATAAAGCCACAACAGCTATGACTGTAACCGCAATGACTGAAAGTCTTTTGGTTGGCCCTAAATTCTTGAAGAACTCTCTAAACTGGACAACCAATCCGCCAAATATTTTGTTCAAGGTAACCCCTCCGACCTAAAACCGAAATCTCAAATAAATTAAATCAAACCTGCATTTTCATGACTTCTTGGTACGCATCAATAATCTTGTTACGTACTTGCACCATCACTTTGAGGGCGATGTCTGCTTTTTCAGCGGCGATCATGACTTCTGCGACGTTGTCTGTTTTTCCAGTGGCCAAGTTTTGCATAGCCTTATCCGAAGACTTTTGCATCTCGTTCACACTGCTGACAGCGTCCTTCAGGGTGTCGGCGAAGCTCTTGCCAGTATCTGCTGTAGAACTCGTTGATTTAGGACCCTCGATGCTTAAAGACTTGGAGTCACGAATGACACCAGTATCGAGAAACCTGTTTGCATTTGATACAGTAAAACCCTCCATGGCTTCACCTTCTCCTCTTACAAAAATTGTATAAAACTAAACTAAAAAAGTCCTTAAAATTTGCCCCAGTCTAGGAAAATTCCTCCTGGGCTTTCAGTCTTAGCGACCTATCTCCAAAGCACTCAGCGCCATATCTTTTGACGCTTGAAGAGCCGTCACATTCGCCTCATAGGAGCGAGTGGCCTGTATCATATTGGTCATCTCTTCCATAAGGTTGATATTGGGATAAGCGACGTATCCATCGGCATTTGCATCAGGATGATCTGGTTCATATTTCAACAATGGGGCTTTGCGATCCGAGATAATATCGGTGACCTGGACCCTTTGGAAATTTCCTTTGGGATCGGTCGAGGTGATGATCTCACCAAAATTTTTGGCGTCGGGCATCGACTCGAAAACCACATCCTTACGGCGATACGGACCGCCTTCAGGTGTCTGAGTCGTATTGATATTCGCGATGTTGCTCGCAATAGTATTCATGCGCATTCTTTGCGCTGCCATACCACTGCTACTTACTCTCATCCCTGTCAGAAAATCAGCCATCCTGGCCTCCTCTCAGAACTCTCAAATCCTAAGTTCTATCTGCCGTCGTTCGCCGCGTATTTAAGAGCGGCCATTTTTTTATTGATCAGTTGCAGAGCTGCTTTGTACAGAACCGCATTTTCTGATAACGCCGACATTTCTTTTTCTACGTCCACTGTGTTGCCATCGTTATTCACGGCACCTTCAGGGTCTTCATAGATATCAGGTCTAGTTTTTGAAACAGAAACCCCACCGATGCCGAAGTGCTGTGAATCACTTGTGCTTAGGGAGTTTGCGCCATCTAAATCCAGGGCTCTTTGCAACGCGCCTTCGAAATCCATTTTCTTAGCGTGATAGCCCGGAGTCTCGGCATTCGCGATATTCGAAGCCGTGACGTTGTGGCGGAGTTGTCTCATCGCCAACGATGTGGCGAGGGCATTGGTTGTTTTATCAAAAATTCCGTTACTCATAAAACACCGGCCTCCTTGTATTCGTTTAATTTATTTCTCAATGTTCTAATACTAATCCCTAACATCTGAGCGGCTCGAGTACGGTTCTGCGCCGTCAACTCCAAGGTCTGTATGATAAGACGCTTTTCCACCTCAGAAAGGGACATTCCAGGGGCAAAATCCAGCTCCATATCCTCAACAATGGCCTCAAATTGAATAGATTCGGGGCCAATCAGTGAAGATTTTGCAAGAACGACGGATCTTTCAAGAACGTTTTCAAGTTCACGGATGTTTCCCGGCCAGTTCCATGCCGTCAAACGCTCGTAAGCTTCGGCCGTCAAACGCAAGCCAGACTTCCCGTGCATGATTTGCGCGACTTCTAAAATAAAAGTCACAATATTCTGAAAATCAGCCAAACGATCTTCAAGGCGAGGAACTTCTAAATGAACCACTGCTAATTTATAGAACAAATCCTGACGGAACTGTTCTTGCTTAACCAACGAGCGAAGATCACGTCGTGAAGTAGAAATAAAACGTGGGCGAGAAGAGCCCGCTCTTTCCACAAGCCTCATCAATTCATTTTGCAAAGCAGGATTTGCACAATCCAAATCCTCAATCAAAAGAGTGCCACCATCGACCTTTGAAAAATCAAAACCGCCGGCATTCTTACAGTCCAAAGTGTACAAACGGGCCGAACGGCTTTTAGCATAAATATAGCGAGCTAAACTGGTTTTTCCCACACCGGCTTCACCAAGAATCAGCAGGCTTGCTTGCGTTGCCGCCAACTGCAAACTTAGCTGCTTTACTTCGTGCATTCTTCTGTCTTCGATGTGTATCGCATCAAAATCAAAGTACGACATCAAATCTCCCTATTGCCCTTGCTCGTTCTCAGACATCGCTGGAATTCTTTGGATATATTTCTTGTAACCGTCGCGCCATTCGGAATTCTTCAGCTGCTCTTGCGCTAAGTTTTTCCAAAAGCCACTTTTTTCACCTTTAAATTCATTCCAAACTTCGGCGGCTTTTTGCACTTCACCGCGTTTGAAATAAATTT
This window contains:
- a CDS encoding sigma 54-interacting transcriptional regulator, which encodes MSYFDFDAIHIEDRRMHEVKQLSLQLAATQASLLILGEAGVGKTSLARYIYAKSRSARLYTLDCKNAGGFDFSKVDGGTLLIEDLDCANPALQNELMRLVERAGSSRPRFISTSRRDLRSLVKQEQFRQDLFYKLAVVHLEVPRLEDRLADFQNIVTFILEVAQIMHGKSGLRLTAEAYERLTAWNWPGNIRELENVLERSVVLAKSSLIGPESIQFEAIVEDMELDFAPGMSLSEVEKRLIIQTLELTAQNRTRAAQMLGISIRTLRNKLNEYKEAGVL
- the flgB gene encoding flagellar basal body rod protein FlgB, with translation MSNGIFDKTTNALATSLAMRQLRHNVTASNIANAETPGYHAKKMDFEGALQRALDLDGANSLSTSDSQHFGIGGVSVSKTRPDIYEDPEGAVNNDGNTVDVEKEMSALSENAVLYKAALQLINKKMAALKYAANDGR